The Streptomyces sp. A2-16 sequence AGGAAGTGTCCCGGCCCGGGGGCACGGACGTGGACGCGTACCAGGTCAAGACGCACGCGATACAGGACATCTGCAACAAGCAGCAGTTCGGCGGCGGTGACCGGCACTACCTGGGCGTGCAGTGGACGCTGTGGGAGGGGCAGCTGGTCCTCACCATGCTGATCACGGTGACCGTGCTGCACGAGACGCTGCGCATCGAGGTCACCGGGCACGCGCTGGGCCCGGTGCACGGGCTGTTCACCTCGAAGCCCGCGGCCAAGGAGAAGGAGGTCGCCAAGCAGCTGCGCTTCTGGGAGACCAAGAAGATCAAGCTGCCGCTGGTCGACGCCGACGAGGTGGTGCGTCTGACCGCGCGGGCGCCCCTGACCTGGTATCCGCCGCTGCTCAACTGGCTCGGCGGCTCGCTCGCCCTGCCCGAGCCGTTCGGTCTGCGGCACGCCTGGGCGGACAAGCCGTGGCGGCACCGCTTCATGGCCGACGACGCGCTGCGCGCCGCCACTCCGGTCCTGCGGGTCGTGCACTCCGCGGCGATCCGGGTCCTGTCGGAGAACGGCGTGGACACCGAGAAGTTCGGCACGCGGGCGGGCTTCCTGAGCACGCAGGTCCAGGATGTGTCACCGCGGAAGGCGGACGTCTACGACGCGTAGGCCTCCGGCGGTTCGGCCGGATCGACGTACGGGTGGGTCCGGGTGCCGCGCCCTGCTGGGTGCCGCGCCCCCGGACCCACCTTCGGCATGCAGGGCCGCATCCCGCGGAGATCAAACCGTCGGCCATGCCTCCGACAGCATCTTCCGTGTGTCACCCAGCAGCTGCGGCAGCACCTTCGTGTGGCCGACGACCGGCATGAAGTTCGTGTCACCGCCCCAGCGGGGGACGATGTGCTGGTGGAGGTGGGCGGCGATGCCGGCGCCTGCGACCGTCCCCTGGTTCATGCCGATGTTGAAGCCGTGCGCCCCCGACGCCGTCCGCAGGGCCGTCATCGCCTGCTTGGTCAGGGCGGCGAGCTCGGCGGTCTCCGGCTCGGTGAGGTCGGTGTAGTCGGCCACGTGACGGTAGGGCACGACCATCAGATGGCCGCCGGTGTACGGGTAGAGGTTGAGCACCGCGTAGACCAGCCGGCCGCGCCGGACGATCAGGCCGTCCTCGTCGGACTTGGCCGGAATCGAGCAGAAGGGGCAACCGTCGTCGGCACCGGGGCCGGTCGGCTTGTTCTCGCCCTGGATGTAGGCCATCCGGTGGGGGGTCCACAGACGCTGGAACGCGTCCTGCGTCCCCACTCCCAACTGCTGCTCCGGCTCACTCGTCATGCAGTGCAGCATATGACTTCGCCCGTTCGCGCCGTGTCGGCGGGGTTGTGGGAAAAGCAGCCCGGGCCAAGCTGGACGGGTGGACGACGACAGCGGCACACGCCCCGGCAGCGACGGTCACGAGCCCGACGGCAGCGGTGAGGCCCGGGCCCGCGACGCCGCCCGTCGTCGGCCCGACCGCACCGAGGTCCCCGTGCCCGACCGACGGACCGCCCACCACCAGCCCGACCACACCGGACCCGCCCCCCGCCGCGGCGCCGACCGCCCTGACCGTCTGGTCCAATGGGAGCAGCGCACCGAGATCCCCCTCGCCGTCGCCGCCTTGGTCTTCCTCGCCGCCTACGCGGTGAGAGTCCTGGCCCGGCATCTCCCGGAAGCCGTGCTCGACCTCTGTCTGGCGGTGATCCTGGCCGCCTGGGCGCTGTTCGCCGTGGACTACGCGGTGCGCTGGTACCTCAGCGGGCAGCGGCTGCGCTTCGTTCGGACGCATCTGCTGGACACCGCGGTGCTCCTCCTGCCGCTGCTGCGCCCGCTCAGGATCGTGAAGGTGTACGAGGCCGTGCAGCGCCGGCACGGACGTCCCCGTCTGGCCCTGCACGCACGCGTGATCGCCTACTCCGGTCTGTCGACCTTTCTGCTGGGCTTCGCCGGCGCCCTCGCCGTGTACCAACAGGAACGCGACGCCCCCGGTACGACCATGCCCACGTTCGGGCCCGCCGTCTGGTGGACCTGCGCCACCCTCACCACCGTCGGCTACGGCGATGTCACCCCGGTCACCCCCATGGGACGCCTGATCGCGGTCGGCGTGATGGTGATCGGACTCGCCCTGCTCGCCGCCGTGACCGGCACCTTCGCCTCCTGGCTGCTCCAGGTCTTCGCGCGCGAGGACGACGAGAGGCCCCCGGGCAGCTGAACTCCCCGAGGGCCCCGCCGTACCGGAGATCAGACCTGCGCCCGCTCCTCCACGACCTTGACGATCTTCGCGATGGCCTCGTCGAACGGGATGCCGTTCTCCTGCGAGCCGTCGCGGTAGCGGAAGGACACCGAGCCGCCCGCCATGTCCTCGTCGCCCGCGATGACCATGAAGGGCACCTTCTGCTTCTGGGCGTTGCGGATCTTCTTCTGCATCCGGTCGGACGAGGAGTCGACCTCGACGCGCAGCCCCTGCTTCTTGGCCGCGGCCGCGAACTTCTCGAGGTACTCCACGTGCGTGTCCCCGATCGGGATGCCGACCGCCTGGACCGGGGCCAGCCACGCCGGGAACGCGCCCGCGTAGTGCTCCAGGAGCACCGCGAAGAACCGCTCGATGGAGCCGAACAGCGCGCGGTGGATCATGACCGGACGCTGCTTGGAGCCGTCGGGCGAGGTGTACTCCAGCTCGAAGCGCTCCGGCAGGTTGAAGTCCAGCTGGATCGTCGACATCTGCCAGGTGCGGCCGATGGCGTCCTTGGTCTGGACGGAGATCTTCGGGCCGTAGAAGGCGGCGCCACCCGGGTCCGGGACCAGGGGCAGCCCCTGCTTCTCGGCGACCTGGCGCAGGGTCTCGGTCGCCTCCTCCCAGACCTCGTCGGAGCCGACGAACTTCTCCGGGTCCTTGGTGGACAGCTCCAGGTAGAAGTCGGTCAGACCGTAGTCCCGCAGCAGGCCGAGGACGAAGGTGAGCGTCTTGTCGAGCTCCTCCGACATCTGCTCGCGGGTGCAGTAGATGTGCGCGTCGTCCTGCGTGAAGCCACGCGCGCGCGTGAGGCCGTGCACGACGCCCGACTTCTCGTACCGGTACACGGTCCCGAACTCGAAGAGGCGCAGCGGCAGTTCACGGTACGAGCGACCGCGCGCGTCGAAGATCAGGTTGTGCATCGGGCAGTTCATGGGCTTGAGGTAGTAGTCCACGCCCTCGTCGAGCTGCATGGGCGGGTACATGCCGTCGGCGTACCAGTCCAGGTGCCCGGACTGCTCGAAGAGCTTCCCCTTCGTCGCGTGCGGGGTGTAGACGAACTCGTAGCCCTCCTCCTCGTGGCGGCGGCGCGAGTAGTCCTCCATGACCCGGCGGATGATGCCGCCCTTGGGGTGGAAGACGGCGAGGCCGGAGCCGATCTGCTCGGGGATCGAGAACAGGTCGAGCTCGGAGCCCAGCTTGCGGTGGTCGCGCTTCTCCGCCTCGGCGAGGAAGTCGAGATGCGCCTTCAGCTCGTCCTTGGTCGGCCACGCGGTGCCGTAGATGCGCTGGAGCATCGGGTTCTTCTCGCTGCCGCGCCAGTAGGCGGCCGCGTTGCGCATCAGCTTGAACGCCGGGATGTTCCGGGTCGACGGCAGGTGGGGACCGCGGCACAGGTCCTTCCAGCACAGGTCGCCGGTCTTGGCGTCCAGGTTGTCGTAGATCGTCAGCTCACCGGAGCCGACCTCGACGTCCGCGCCGTCGTCGGAGGACGCGGAGCCCTTGAGGCCGATCAGCTCCAGCTTGTACGGCTCGTCCGAGAGCTCCTCACGGGCCGCCTCGTCGGTCACCACACGGCGGCTGAAGCGCTGCCCGCGCTTCTGGATCTCCTGCATCTTCTTCTCGATGGCCTTGAGATCCTCGGGCGTGAACGGCTTCTCGACGTCGAAGTCGTAGTAGAAGCCGTCCTTGACCGGCGGGCCGATGCCCAGCTTGGCCTCGGGGAAGATCTCCTGCACGGCCTGGGCCATCACGTGCGCGGTGGAGTGGCGCAGGATGTTGAGGCCGTCCTCGGAGGAGATCTCGACGCCCTCGACCGCGTCGCCCTCGGACAGGACGTACGCGAGGTCCTTGAGCTCGCCCCCCACGCGCGCGGCGATGATCGAGCGCTCGCCGGCGAAGAGCTCGGCGGCCGTAGTGCCCGTCGTCACCACGCGCTCTTCCCGCTCGGAATCGCGTTGGATGATCACACGGACGTCTGACACCGGTCTCTCCTGACTGAAGGTGGATGCGGCGCCATACCGGGAGCGCGCGCAATAGGGGATCGTACCGACCCGGCACCCACCTCCGCGAAATCACTCCCCTTCGCAGGGGTCTCCGCAGGCCTCCTCGAAGAAGTCGAGATTCTCCTGGAGGGACTTCATCAGCCGGTCCCGCTCGGCCTCGTCGACCTGCACGGGCACCACGCCGGTGGCTCCGGTGAGCCTGCGGAAGCCGCCGCGGCTCTCCAGCCGGCCGTGCACGCGCACCGGCAGCCCGACGAGGTGCGCGTGCCCGGCGATCCGGTACGCCTCCTCGTCCAGGGTCAGCCTCAGGTGCGGGATCTCGGCCCCGGCGATCACCCGCAGCCGTACCGACCCGTCGCCGCGCGGCTGCGACCTGTGCATGCGCACCACGGTGCCGGTGATCCGCACCGTGACGGAGGGCTCCTCACGCAGGAAGCGGGCGCCGGCCTCGCGCAGCACGGGCAGGTCGCCGGGCGAGAACTCGACGGCCTCCGAGGACGCCGCGCATCCGTCGGGGACGCCGACCGCGGGCGCCCACTCGACGGCGATGCGCGCGCCCTCCGTACCGCGTACCAGGGCGATGAGCGCCTCGGTGAGCTCGCGGCTGACGCCCGCCTCGACGGCTCCGTCGAAGGCGTCCATGCCCCCGGTGGCCCGCTGGTAGTCGATGGCCTCGCGGGCGGCGAAGAGGGCCTGGTGGAGGCGGACGGCGAGCGGGCGGCCGGTGCCGACGGGCACGAAGGCGGTGAGCCGGCGGCCGCCCGCGGCGGAGCCGACCAGGACGCTGTCCAGGGACGCGGCGGCCGTACGACGGTAGCGGGCGCCGTAATAGCCGGCACGCGCGCGTGTGGCCAGTGCTCCGGCGAGGAGCGTCTGGCGGGCGGCGGCGCGCAGCTGCTCCTCGACCGTCCAGGACGTGGCGTCGGCGGGGCCGGTCGGGACGTCCCGCCACCAGCGGATCTCGTCGCTGGGCACGGCGAGGCCGACGAGCACCTCGCGTGCGGAGGGCGTACCGCTGCGGGACAGGGCGACGAGGGCCTCGCCGAGGAGGTCCTCGCTGTCGGGGAACGCGCGGCTCTCGGGCACGAGCAGGCTGGTTCCGCCGCCGCCCGGTCCCGGTGGCGTCCAGCGGCCGTAACGCCCGGGGGCGCCGCCGCGCCGCTGCCAGCCGTGCCGGTGCAGCAGGGCGCCGAGGACGGCGGGGTCGACCTCGTCGGGGCTCGGCGAACGGTCCCAGTGGGCCTCCGGGTGGGGGCGCACCGCGCGCAGTGGCTCCTCCAGCGGGCGGTGGGTCATGGTCTGCCTCCCGTCCCGACCCGCGTCATGATCTCGCACAGCGCCCGGTCGTCGAAGATGCGGTTGGTGGGGATCCGCACGGTGGTCCGGGTCCGGCCGGTGATGGGGTGGCCGGCCAGGTTGACCCAGTAGCAGCAGTGCCTGAGGTCCAGGCGGTCGTGGCTGGCGCGCAGCCAGTCGTCCTGGGCTCTCGGCACCAGCATCACCACCAGGATCTTGTGCACCGACACCGGGGTGCGGGCGAGTTTGCGCAGGTGGTCGTTGTCGAGCGTGAAGGAGAAGAAGCGTCCCGGCGGGTTGGGCGCGACCTGGTAGGTGCACTTGAGCTGCACCTTGATGGTGACCTCGTCGTCGACGGTGTGTCCGGGCGAGCCGTGACTGACGTGCCAGTCGATGCCGTTGTCCGGAAAGGGCTGCGACAAGGAGCAGCCGGCCGCCGCCGCGACGGCGTGCAGATAGCCCACCTGCAGTGTCTCCATGCAGGCGGTGGTGGCGAGCGTGCCGCGAAGGGGGCCCGTGCGTTCGGGCAGCAGCCCGCCCCGCTCGGGCTGCGCTATCGCCATGACCAACAGCCTTCCAAGCCAAGTGACATGCCCGCACAGGGGCCACATGAATCGCACACCGGGCCGCTGAACTGCAAAGACCCGTACTCCTGTTGTGTCCTTCCGGCGTACGGCGCAAACAGCCCGGGTATCACCAAACGGGCAGAAGACGGAACGTCAGCTGCCGTGGGTGAACGAGGGGTTGTGTTGGTATGACGTGCTGGTACGAAGGGCCCCTGGCCGCTTTCGACACCGAGACCACGGGCGTGGACGTCGAGAATGACCGGATCGTGTCGGCCGCCGTCGTCGTCCAGGACGCGGCGGGCACCCGGCCACGGGTGAGCCGTTGGCTGGTCAATCCGGGTGTGCCGGTGCCCGAAGAGGCGACGGCGGTGCACGGGCTGACGGACGAGCATCTCCAGGTCAACGGCCGCTGGCCGGCGCCGGTGATGTTCGAGATAGCCGAGGCGCTGGCGGAGCAGGCGGCGGCGAACCGTCCGCTGGTGGTGATGAACGCGCCGTTCGATCTGACGATCCTGGACCGTGAGTTGCGCCGCCACCGCGCCTCCTCCCTGGACCGCTGGCTGGATCCGGCGCCGCTGCTGGTGCTGGATCCGCGGGTCCTCGACAAGCACCTGGACCGCTACCGCAAGGGCCGCCGCACCCTCACCGATCTGTGCGCGCACTACGGCGTCGAACTGGACGGCGCGCACGACGCGGCGGCCGACGCGCAGGCCGCGCTGGATGTCGTACGGGCGGTCGGGCGCCGTTTCGCCACCCGGCTCGAGCGGCTGGAGCCACTGGAACTGCACAACCTCCAGACGGTGTGGCACGCGGCCCAGGCCCGGGGCCTGCAGGCGTGGTTCGCCCGCAGCGGCTCACCGGAGTCGGTGGACCCGTCGTGGCCGCTGCGGCCCGACCTGCCGGCGGCGGCGTAGAAGGGCAGGAAAAAAGCCGGTCCGTCTGAGACGGACCGGCCTTCCCGGTGGGCGATACTGGGTTCGAACCAGTGACCTCTTCGGTGTGAACGAAGCGCTCTCCCACTGAGCTAATCGCCCGGGAACGCACTGAACAATACAGGTCCCCGCGGCTTTCCTTCAAACCGCTTCCAGGTGGGCGACAAGCCCCCGCCGTCCGGCGCGCATCATCAGCCGGTGGTTGGCCAGGAAGACGGGACGCCCGGGCACGGCGAAGCGCCGGAGCAGCGGTTTGTTCACCTCGGTGACCTGGTCGTAGTGGGCGAGGCTGCCGTCGCCGTCCGCGGTGATCGTCCAGCGCGCCCAGCCGTCGAGATCACCGGACATGGCGATCTCCAGCACCCCGGCCGCCGGGTCGCGCCGCACCTCGCGCGCGACGAAGACGAGGTCGTACGGCAGCACGGCGCGGATCGTGATCACGCCGCTGGTGTCGTCGAGCCGTCGCACCTCACGCACCTGGGGCCACCAGCGGGGATAGTCCTCGGCACGTTCCAGCGCGTCGTAGACGACGGCGGGCTTCGCGGGCAGGGACCACAGGCTGCGGAAGCGGTATCGGGTCCAGTCCATGGGGAGAGTCTGGCATCGGATCCGAGTACGTTCTGAGTACCCGTACTCATGTCGCGCCGCGTGACCCAGCCCACACTTCAGGGCATGACGCACACCCCGCCCCCAGCCGAGGAGCTGCGGCTCCTCGACGCCGAGCTGTGGCAACTGGACGCCCGCCGGGCCCAGTTGCTGGCCCGCAGGGCCTGGCTGATCGCCGCGCTCCAGCCGCACCGGCCGCAGCGCCGGACGTGGCAGACCTGGCAGGCACCGCAGCAGACCGGACCCGCCGGACCCCCGCGCCCCGAGGCGAGCGCACCGAGCGTGCAGAACGTGCTCCTGGTGCTCGGCGGTGTCCTGCTCACCGTCGCGGCGATGGTGTTCACGCTGGTCAGCTGGGGTCACCTGGGGATCACCGGCCGGTCCCTGGTGCTCGGCGCGGTCACCGCGGCGGCGCTCGCGGCGCCGCTCCCGCTGCTGAGGCGCGGGCTGCGCTCGACGGCCGAGTCGGTGGCGGGCCTGGGGCTGGCTCTGACGGTCCTGGACGCGGTCGCGCTGCACGGGTCCGTGTTCCCGGAGAGCGCCGGGGCGCCGTACACGGCGGTGGCCTCGGCGCTGCTGGCGGGGCTCTGGACGGCGTACGGCCTGCTGCCGCGCCTGTCGGAGCTGCGCCTGCCCCGCCCGGCCGCCCTGGTGGCGGCCCAACTCCCGCTGTTCTTCTGGGCGATCGCGGCCGACGCGGGCTCGTACGGGCTCACGGCCGCGCTCCTGGTGACGGCCGGGTGCGACACGTTCGTGGCGCTCCGGACGACGCCCGGGTCCGTACGCGTGGTCGCCGCGATCGGCGCGTACGGAGTGGGCGCCTGGGGCGTGCTGGCGGCCGGCTGGCTGACCTGGACAGCCTCCGGCCCGAGCGCCGCCGCCCGTGCGGCGGCGCTCCTCCTCCTCGCGAGCGCGATCGCGCTGACCGCCGCATGGCAGGTCGACGGACCCGACCGGTCCACGCCTGCCGGCGGTCGGTCCGTCGGTCTCGCCGTCACCTCCGGGCTGCTCGCGGTGGCCGCCCTCGGTGGCGTGGCACGGCCGGTGCTCCCCGAGTCGTGGACGGTCCCGGCCCATCTGGCCTTCGGGATCGCCCTGTTGGCGGCGCTCCGCCTGGACCGGCTGCCGGCCGCGGTACGGCAGGGTCTGGCCTGGGCCTCCGGGGCCGTACAGGCGATTGCCCTGCTGTGGGCGCTGCCCGTCGTCGGTGTCGTCGTGCTGGGCCCCCTCGCCTGGGCGTCGCGGGCGTGGGCCGGTGCCCCGTCGGACGCGCGTACCGCGGTGACCGTCGATGTGACCTGGCCGCCGCACGCGGAGACGGCACCGCTGGTCCTGGTGGCCGTCGCGGCGGTGCTGGCCCTGGCGGTGCGGGACACGACCTGGCGTCCGCGCGCCCTGGAAGGGGCACTGGGCCTGGCCTGGGCCTCCGCCCTGATCCTCCCGGCGGTGCTCGAACTCCCCTACTCGGCAGGCCTGGTGATCGAGAGTGCCGTCACCGCCGCGGCTCTGACGGCGGCGATGTTCCTGCGGCGGCGCCTCACGGCCCTCCTCCTCGCACTCGTCACCTCCGCGAGCCTCACCCTCCTGGCCCTCGCCTCCCAGACGGCGACTCTCGTCGTGCTCGGCGGACTGGTCGCACTGTTCGCGGCGGCCTCCTGGCGGCTCGCCCCCTTCACGGCGCCGGCCGCCCTCGTCCACGGCGCCGCCCTGGCCTGCGCGACCGGTGCGGCCGCGGGCTGGTCACCGGCGCACACGGCCCTGCTGGTCCTGGTGGTCCCCGCGGTCGCCGCTCTCCTCGC is a genomic window containing:
- a CDS encoding potassium channel family protein; this translates as MVQWEQRTEIPLAVAALVFLAAYAVRVLARHLPEAVLDLCLAVILAAWALFAVDYAVRWYLSGQRLRFVRTHLLDTAVLLLPLLRPLRIVKVYEAVQRRHGRPRLALHARVIAYSGLSTFLLGFAGALAVYQQERDAPGTTMPTFGPAVWWTCATLTTVGYGDVTPVTPMGRLIAVGVMVIGLALLAAVTGTFASWLLQVFAREDDERPPGS
- a CDS encoding exonuclease domain-containing protein, with amino-acid sequence MTCWYEGPLAAFDTETTGVDVENDRIVSAAVVVQDAAGTRPRVSRWLVNPGVPVPEEATAVHGLTDEHLQVNGRWPAPVMFEIAEALAEQAAANRPLVVMNAPFDLTILDRELRRHRASSLDRWLDPAPLLVLDPRVLDKHLDRYRKGRRTLTDLCAHYGVELDGAHDAAADAQAALDVVRAVGRRFATRLERLEPLELHNLQTVWHAAQARGLQAWFARSGSPESVDPSWPLRPDLPAAA
- a CDS encoding SRPBCC family protein, whose translation is MDWTRYRFRSLWSLPAKPAVVYDALERAEDYPRWWPQVREVRRLDDTSGVITIRAVLPYDLVFVAREVRRDPAAGVLEIAMSGDLDGWARWTITADGDGSLAHYDQVTEVNKPLLRRFAVPGRPVFLANHRLMMRAGRRGLVAHLEAV
- a CDS encoding HIT domain-containing protein, which translates into the protein MLHCMTSEPEQQLGVGTQDAFQRLWTPHRMAYIQGENKPTGPGADDGCPFCSIPAKSDEDGLIVRRGRLVYAVLNLYPYTGGHLMVVPYRHVADYTDLTEPETAELAALTKQAMTALRTASGAHGFNIGMNQGTVAGAGIAAHLHQHIVPRWGGDTNFMPVVGHTKVLPQLLGDTRKMLSEAWPTV
- a CDS encoding DUF4365 domain-containing protein produces the protein MAIAQPERGGLLPERTGPLRGTLATTACMETLQVGYLHAVAAAAGCSLSQPFPDNGIDWHVSHGSPGHTVDDEVTIKVQLKCTYQVAPNPPGRFFSFTLDNDHLRKLARTPVSVHKILVVMLVPRAQDDWLRASHDRLDLRHCCYWVNLAGHPITGRTRTTVRIPTNRIFDDRALCEIMTRVGTGGRP
- the thrS gene encoding threonine--tRNA ligase, producing the protein MSDVRVIIQRDSEREERVVTTGTTAAELFAGERSIIAARVGGELKDLAYVLSEGDAVEGVEISSEDGLNILRHSTAHVMAQAVQEIFPEAKLGIGPPVKDGFYYDFDVEKPFTPEDLKAIEKKMQEIQKRGQRFSRRVVTDEAAREELSDEPYKLELIGLKGSASSDDGADVEVGSGELTIYDNLDAKTGDLCWKDLCRGPHLPSTRNIPAFKLMRNAAAYWRGSEKNPMLQRIYGTAWPTKDELKAHLDFLAEAEKRDHRKLGSELDLFSIPEQIGSGLAVFHPKGGIIRRVMEDYSRRRHEEEGYEFVYTPHATKGKLFEQSGHLDWYADGMYPPMQLDEGVDYYLKPMNCPMHNLIFDARGRSYRELPLRLFEFGTVYRYEKSGVVHGLTRARGFTQDDAHIYCTREQMSEELDKTLTFVLGLLRDYGLTDFYLELSTKDPEKFVGSDEVWEEATETLRQVAEKQGLPLVPDPGGAAFYGPKISVQTKDAIGRTWQMSTIQLDFNLPERFELEYTSPDGSKQRPVMIHRALFGSIERFFAVLLEHYAGAFPAWLAPVQAVGIPIGDTHVEYLEKFAAAAKKQGLRVEVDSSSDRMQKKIRNAQKQKVPFMVIAGDEDMAGGSVSFRYRDGSQENGIPFDEAIAKIVKVVEERAQV